Genomic DNA from Alkalihalobacterium alkalinitrilicum:
AATGTTAACGGTTTTTGCTGAACTTCAAAAAAAAGAACGGGCTCTTAGACGGCTCGAAGAACAAATGGCTGATCCAAGTCATGAACATTACGATAAAATCTTGCAAGAATACGATCAACTTCAAGTAACGTTTAAAGATGAAGGTGGCTATCAATACGAGGCCGATATCCGTTCCGTACTAGCTGGTTTGAACTTCGCAAACTTTGACTATGCTACGAAAATTTCTACACTCAGTGGTGGCCAAAAAACGCGTCTAGCTCTCGGAAAACTACTATTAACCAAGCCAGATTTACTTATTCTTGATGAGCCAACGAACCATCTTGATATTGAAACACTATCTTGGCTGGAACAATATTTAACAAATTACCCTGGAGCGGTTCTCATTGTCTCACATGATCGGTATTTCTTAGATAAAGTTGTCGATCACGTTTATGAATTATCAAGAACAAAAGCGACAAAGTTTAAAGGGAATTATAGTGACTACCTTGAAGAAAAAGCTCAGCGCTACGAACAAGAATTAAAACAATTTGAAAAGCAACAAGAAGAGATCGCGAAACTAGAAGACTTTGTTCGTCGTAATATCGCTAGAGCTTCTACGACCAAAAGAGCTCAAAGTCGTAGAAAATCACTAGAAAAAATGGAACGCCTAGGTAGACCTCAAGGAAATGAAAAAACAGCAAATTTCTTGTTCGGAATTGATAAACAAACAGGCAATGAAGTCTTAAAGGTACAAGCTCTTTCTGGTGGTTATAAAGATGTCCCATTATTTAAAGACATTAATTTCCAACTTAATCGTGGTGAAAGTGTAGCATTAATTGGTCCCAACGGAATTGGTAAATCAACTTTACTGAAAATCATTACTAAAGAATTGCAACCAATAACAGGAACCGTCTCCTATGGAAGTAACGTTGCTATAGGTTATTATGATCAAGAACAAGCAAAATTAACATCGAACAAACAAGTAATACACGAACTTTGGGATGAATTCCCGCTTATGCAAGAAAAAGAAATCCGAACAGTCTTAGGAAATTTCCTCTTTAGTGGTGATGATGTCTTAAAAATTGTTTCTGATTTAAGTGGAG
This window encodes:
- a CDS encoding ABC-F family ATP-binding cassette domain-containing protein, which produces MILLQCVNLTKSFGVEPILTNIKFEIQSKQRIALVGRNGAGKSTLLKIIAGQTSFDSGDLIIPKDVKLGYLAQDTGLESELFIWDEMLTVFAELQKKERALRRLEEQMADPSHEHYDKILQEYDQLQVTFKDEGGYQYEADIRSVLAGLNFANFDYATKISTLSGGQKTRLALGKLLLTKPDLLILDEPTNHLDIETLSWLEQYLTNYPGAVLIVSHDRYFLDKVVDHVYELSRTKATKFKGNYSDYLEEKAQRYEQELKQFEKQQEEIAKLEDFVRRNIARASTTKRAQSRRKSLEKMERLGRPQGNEKTANFLFGIDKQTGNEVLKVQALSGGYKDVPLFKDINFQLNRGESVALIGPNGIGKSTLLKIITKELQPITGTVSYGSNVAIGYYDQEQAKLTSNKQVIHELWDEFPLMQEKEIRTVLGNFLFSGDDVLKIVSDLSGGEKARLALAKLMLKKANFLILDEPTNHLDLDSKEVLESALIDYPGTILFVSHDRYFLNRMATRIIELTQQQITNYLGDYDYYLHKKEEARQLHELAASEPSNSDEPKKDKQNFQMDKEAKRKERQRQRRIEEIETTVDQMEAEVAEWEEALCNPDIYEDHEKAATLQQQIDTHKEKIEQLLTEWEQIQE